A genomic region of Lodderomyces elongisporus chromosome 5, complete sequence contains the following coding sequences:
- the FRP1 gene encoding ferric-chelate reductase Frp1, with the protein MGIPFDQQYFVEKQLNNKYEWLVFVITLILLVLHGLLFHWIPLYLRNKRNPSTLSNVKYFKFLHKWDMMTSCCKLRLFNRWDFYYQPSLVLFCLVFTGMCVGFCFAEVTLINYQGYMYPISKRIGRVGVGNLPILLWSVARNDWLTRISGFQFDRLEFLHKWLSRLMWLFISVHLSLGTYYWLSMNFKIMIMIPPQIFGFMAYGSLAILTWTSTKFIRRWAYDFWLVQHRVFAFIMLFMAFIHNPGDRAAVLIAVHGLVIDRVVSKIMSHIHKYHSPTKCRSTFEVLDEDTILMTIPVKDSDYVPNRWFNKFFGYKNWKAGQHVYINVGKIKWFQYHPFTISSLSSSNEMKLLIRVQKGFTKNLYKYLTDIDHSEHDDETVTIQSMFAGPYGAVHQPFISFDSCIFFGAGSGGAFTFPVCLDLMRQIEEKDEAQDYLFRPRNPHIRFIWTIKRKRNIIWFKWILDELIPYVLQGKLTIDIYVTQENGSDDDAHVYAIDSSDESSCDGDSRKNLLKKAQFTVVEKSQTLTGTNTNVTNTTFDEIEQVTEVEQQDPELKKEQPQPQEQQQQQQQKKSATDGKSEQVSTRISTINRTSSSMTIDPNSTFSTNTTTSSTSSSTPYNLYYGRPHIGHIIKQDAMNLVADDPKNIHKSIAVASCGPPAFTNMIKHECQTVRKMKNSPDVYCYTESF; encoded by the coding sequence ATGGGTATTCCATTCGACCAGCAATACTTTGTTGAGAAACAACTAAACAACAAATATGAATGGCTAGTATTTGTCATCACCCTAATCCTCCTCGTGCTCCACGGCTTGCTTTTCCACTGGATTCCACTTTAtttaagaaacaaaagaaatccTTCAACACTATCCAATGTCAAATACTTTAAGTTTTTGCACAAATGGGACATGATGACATCCTGCTGCAAATTGAGGCTATTCAACAGATGGGACTTTTACTACCAACCCAGTCTAGTACTCTTTTGCCTAGTATTCACCGGTATGTGCGTTGGTTTCTGCTTTGCTGAAGTCACTTTAATCAACTACCAAGGCTATATGTACCCCATCTCAAAAAGAATTGGTCGTGTTGGTGTAGGAAACTTACCCATCTTGCTCTGGTCTGTGGCACGCAACGACTGGCTAACCAGAATATCGGGATTCCAATTTGATAGATTAGAATTCTTACACAAGTGGCTCTCGAGACTAATGTGGCTATTCATCTCAGTCCACTTATCTTTGGGTACTTACTACTGGCTCTCAATGAACTTCAAAATCATGATTATGATTCCACCACAAATCTTTGGCTTTATGGCCTATGGCTCATTGGCAATCTTGACTTGGACTTCAACAAAATTTATTAGAAGATGGGCCTACGATTTCTGGCTAGTACAACATCGAGTATTCGCATTTATCATGCTCTTTATGGCATTCATCCACAACCCAGGCGACCGTGCTGCCGTGTTGATTGCCGTGCATGGCTTGGTCATTGACCGTGTTGTATCCAAAATTATGTCACATATACACAAATACCACTCACCAACAAAGTGTCGCCTGACATTTGAAGTATTAGACGAAGATACAATCTTGATGACCATCCCCGTCAAGGACCTGGACTATGTGCCAAACAGATGGTTTAACAAGTTTTTTGGATACAAAAACTGGAAAGCTGGGCAACACGTTTATATCAACGTTGGCAAGATCAAATGGTTTCAATACCACCCATTTACAATCTCTTCGCTTTCCTCGTCAAATGAAATGAAGTTGCTTATTCGTGTGCAAAAAGGTTTTACCAAGAACTTGTACAAGTACTTGACTGATATTGACCATAGTGAGCACGACGATGAAACAGTAACTATCCAATCAATGTTTGCTGGTCCATATGGAGCAGTGCACCAACCATTTATCTCGTTTGACTCGTGTATATTCTTTGGCGCTGGTTCTGGTGGAGCATTTACATTCCCTGTATGTCTTGACTTGATGAGACAAATTGAAGAGAAAGATGAAGCTCAAGATTACCTCTTCCGTCCACGCAACCCACACATTAGATTTATATGGACAATAAAGCGCAAACGCAACATTATCTGGTTTAAATGGATCTTGGATGAATTGATCCCATATGTATTACAAGGCAAGCTCACTATAGACATTTACGTGACGCAGGAAAATGGAAGCGATGATGATGCACATGTATATGCAATTGACAGTTCAGACGAAAGTTCTTGTGACGGTGATTCTAGGAAAAACTTGCTTAAAAAGGCACAATTTACCGTAGTTGAAAAGTCGCAAACACTAACCGgtacaaacacaaatgtAACCAACACCACTTTTGATGAGATTGAACAAGTTACTGAAGTGGAACAACAGGATCCAGAGCTAAAGAAAGagcaaccacaaccacaagaacaacaacaacagcaacaacaaaagaaatcgGCTACAGATGGCAAATCTGAACAAGTCTCCACACGCATTTCGACAATAAATCGtacatcttcatcaatgACCATCGACCCAAATAGtacattttcaacaaacacCACTACATCCTCTACATCATCCTCAACACCTTATAACCTCTACTACGGCCGCCCACATATTGGCCATATAATCAAACAAGATGCCATGAATCTTGTTGCTGACGACCCAAAGAATATCCATAAATCAATTGCCGTCGCAAGTTGTGGACCACCAGCATTTACAAATATGATTAAACACGAGTGTCAAACCGTaagaaagatgaaaaacTCACCAGATGTATATTGCTACACCGAATCATTCTAA
- the MEP2 gene encoding ammonium transporter: MSDSGFTGTGTGGDVFKVDLNEQFEQGDMVWIGTASVLVWIMIPGVGLLYSGLSRKKHALSLMWAALMAACVTAFQWFFWGYSLVFAHNGSKFLGTLQNFCLRNVLGAPSVVSTVPDILFCFYQGMFAAVTAILMVGAGCERARLAPMMVFLFIWLTVVYAPVAYWTWGKNGWLVSLGALDFAGGGPVHENSGFAALAYSLWLGKRHDPLTNGKVPKYKPHSVSSIVLGTVFLWFGWFGFNGGSTGNGNMRSWYACVNTNIAAACGGLTWMFVDYFRTGGKWSTVGLCTGAIAGLVGITPAAGYVPVYTSIVFGIVPGIVCNFAVDLKNILGIDDGMDVWALHGIGGLCGNIMTALFAADYVAMIDGTEIDGGWFSHHYVQLGYQLAGSVSIAAWSFVVTSILLLVMDRIPFLRIRLHEDEEIMGTDLAQIGEYAYYENESDGNPYVLEPIRSTDAIKEKLKASASNKDAEPLPEADLEAQPEAIDGITRAASNSSSSVKK; this comes from the coding sequence ATGTCTGACTCGGGATTCACAGGCACAGGAACAGGAGGAGACGTCTTTAAAGTCGACCTCAATgaacaatttgaacaagGCGACATGGTATGGATCGGCACTGCCTCGGTGCTAGTCTGGATCATGATCCCTGGTGTTGGTCTTCTCTACTCTGGATTatcaagaaaaaagcaTGCATTGTCATTGATGTGGGCCGCATTGATGGCTGCATGTGTCACTGCTTTCCAATGGTTCTTTTGGGGTTATTCATTGGTGTTTGCTCACAATGGTTCCAAATTCTTGGGAACATTACAAAACTTTTGTTTGAGAAATGTACTTGGTGCACCATCAGTTGTGCTGACGGTGCCAGATAtcttgttttgcttttaccAAGGTATGTTTGCCGCCGTGACTGCCATCTTGATGGTTGGTGCAGGTTGCGAAAGAGCCAGATTGGCCCCAATGATGgtgtttttatttatttggcTTACTGTAGTGTATGCGCCAGTTGCATACTGGACTTGGGGTAAGAATGGATGGTTGGTCAGCCTTGGAGCATTGGATtttgctggtggtggtccaGTCCACGAAAACTCTGGTTTTGCTGCTTTGGCATACTCCTTGTGGTTGGGTAAGAGACATGACCCATTGACCAATGGTAAAGTTCCAAAGTATAAGCCACACTCTGTCTCATCCATTGTGTTGGGTACCGTTTTCCTTTGGTTTGGATGGTTTGGATTCAATGGTGGTTCAACTGGTAATGGAAATATGAGATCATGGTATGCATGTGTCAACACAAACATTGCTGCAGCATGTGGTGGGTTGACCTGGATGTTTGTTGATTACTTTAGAACTGGTGGAAAATGGTCTACTGTTGGTTTGTGCACTGGTGCCATTGCTGGTTTAGTTGGTATTACTCCTGCAGCAGGTTATGTTCCAGTTTACACTTCGATTGTGTTTGGTATTGTTCCAGGTATCGTTTGTAACTTTGCCGTTGACTTGAAGAACATTTTGGGTATCGATGATGGTATGGATGTTTGGGCATTGCACGGAATTGGTGGATTGTGTGGAAACATCATGACTGCATTGTTTGCTGCCGATTACGTTGCCATGATTGATGGAACCGAGATTGACGGTGGTTGGTTTAGCCACCATTATGTGCAATTGGGTTACCAGTTAGCTGGCTCTGTCTCCATTGCTGCATGGTCATTTGTTGTCACTTCaatcttgttgttggtgatggACAGGATTCCATTCTTGAGAATCAGATTGCACGAAGACGAAGAGATTATGGGAACTGATTTGGCACAAATTGGTGAATATGCATACTATGAAAACGAATCCGATGGAAACCCATATGTGTTGGAACCAATTAGATCTACAGATGCAATCAAGGAGAAATTGAAGGCATCGGCATCAAACAAAGATGCTGAGCCCTTGCCAGAGGCCGATTTAGAAGCACAACCAGAAGCAATTGATGGTATCACGCGTGCTGCCAGTAACTCCCTGAGTTCAGTTAAAAAGTAA
- the SYP1 gene encoding enzyme inhibitor , protein MEESYNFATTILTSKTPEQAAAIVPNVVAGSSGINKDLISCFNHYSSTLSTHNQNLKQLIDDADKIAKRSNVGFNNFPRNWNCLLKAVEMEHHNNEIIRKNLKSEIIDPLRNLIENDVRISELIVNGQELQEISSHLTKDGEYQWNYKAPQTFQNLEDFKKVEIQLMFNIVLNFFQMYNGKLTKELKNNENSTNYLLGSFKLDNEMNSQLDYLQQTQFQAPANNKPGSSRRASSSTTTTATTTGSSHVGAGAGSLEHGHPKSRRMSSFGKLDKHHGASDEPSSPKKQSKLRSKVGSIFGRKNKKDKNQLNQEATIPEDASVSTDASISRTQSTSLLSRNTTRRSTYEPPSTQRSQTAATATTTTTNNNNNANGQANIPEPTFASPQYFESNNRDTNATNAANTTNEASEVTSPFKQPLQPQPRQTVANTAQPQQFQQSQPSQFQTSPQSQQFQQSQPSQFQTSPQSQQFQQPAQAQQQQQQQQQQQQFQSSGQPRQSTFGSVASNQSKEVGQPSTPVHNKFLPPNPLSEQTAESPNFIKYNNEGDEGDDDDDDDDEDDSDESIVAGRRSSLLQRNELGDTSPIDNRNQDFYPTPPASNQVPKSSLDPQAQLPHSQGQGQGQGQGQGQGQGQGHFQGRSLQPSMVPGSFIQNDAQRSRQSSDGIYSFETGDDQKPITAATNTGRNGVRNSITEKNSEQLPEPDLFYKQTEQGSGGASKDSESTLFTSKAPRMGTMAESITSANSSTAAPRPPPSRKVHHTDTNSSVRDSSIFHNLPAASTSTSTRDSFAAPASAPAYQHQQHQQHQQPPPPIAHRFSSLGETQFKHLSTQDTGSLLKNDFKHFNLSEATSGLNASVAEIINANIKDGQVIAGQVVGEVAFNYNGPLVQDTFINVNIPYKYDKLIVNKNFIQELGEGNYTIDPSTIISKTSGGLKYLYKTSQVPLSIHQVWKHEPHQSSLLISIKSTVSEKLVLNNFVVSAALNQDVQATSASSKPQGAFNKEKNRITCRYHEPVVLQSHGEEKLIARFKTNGQGTEHESGIQVKFAIEDSAKSIRYCTIYDAASGQEVPTYRNLISGHYSSHS, encoded by the coding sequence ATGGAGGAGTCATACAactttgcaacaacaattttaaCTTCGAAAACTCCAGAACAGGCCGCTGCTATTGTTCCCAATGTTGTTGCTGGCTCGTctggtatcaacaaggatTTAATATCATGTTTTAACCACTACCTGTCCACGTTATCCACACACAATCAAAACCTCAAGCAATTAATTGATGATGCCGATAAGATTGCCAAACGCAGCAACGTGGGGTTCAACAACTTTCCTCGTAATTGGAATTGTTTGCTCAAAGCAGTCGAGATGGAACACCATAATAATGAAATTATAAGAAAGAATTTGAAGCTGGAGATTATTGACCCATTAAGAAACTTGATTGAAAACGATGTAAGAATCTCGGAGTTGATTGTAAACGGACAAGAGTTGCAAGAAATTAGCTCCCACTTGACCAAGGATGGAGAATACCAATGGAATTACAAAGCGCCTCaaacttttcaaaacttgGAGGACTTTAAAAAAGTCGAGATCCAATTGATGTTTAATATCGTGTTGaattttttccaaatgtACAATGGGAAATTGACCAAGGAATTGAAGAATAACGAAAACTCAACAAACTACCTCTTGggaagtttcaagttggACAATGAGATGAATAGTCAATTGGACTACTTGCAACAAACCCAATTCCAGGCCCCAGCAAATAATAAACCAGGCTCTTCAAGAAGAGCATCAtcgtcaacaacaacaacagcaacaacgaCAGGCTCATCACatgttggtgctggtgctggttcTTTGGAGCATGGTCATCCAAAACTGAGAAGGATGAGTTCATTTGGTAAACTTGATAAGCATCATGGAGCTAGTGATGAACCATCATCGCCCAAAAAGCAATCAAAACTTAGGTCTAAAGTTGGCTCTATTTTTGGcagaaagaataagaaagaCAAGAATCAACTCAATCAAGAAGCAACGATCCCAGAAGATGCTTCTGTTTCAACTGATGCATCAATCTCAAGAACACAAAGCACGTCATTGTTATCAAGAAACACTACGAGAAGATCTACATACGAGCCACCTTCTACTCAAAGATCGCAAActgcagcaacagcaacaacaacaacaactaataataataataatgctAATGGTCAAGCAAACATCCCAGAACCAACTTTTGCTTCGCCTCAATATTTTGAATCCAATAATCGTGACACAAATGCAACAAATGCAGCAAACACAACAAACGAGGCAAGCGAAGTAACTTCACCATTTAAACAACCATTGCAACCACAGCCAAGACAAACTGTTGCAAATACTGCACAACCCCAACAGTTTCAACAATCACAACCTTCTCAATTTCAAACGTCTCCTCAATCTCAGCAATTCCAACAATCGCAACCTTCTCAATTTCAAACGTCTCCCCAATCTCAGCAATTCCAACAACCAGCTCAggctcaacaacaacaacaacaacaacaacaacaacaacaatttcaatcaAGTGGACAACCTCGTCAATCGACCTTTGGATCCGTGGCCTCTAATCAAAGCAAAGAAGTCGGACAGCCATCAACACCTGTTCACAATAAATTCCTTCCACCAAACCCATTATCGGAGCAAACAGCTGAATCGCCTAATTTTATCAAGTATAATAATGAAGGTGATgaaggtgatgatgatgacgacgacgatgatgaagatgatagTGACGAGTCTATAGTTGCAGGCCGTAGAAGCTCATTATTACAAAGAAACGAGTTGGGCGATACCAGTCCCATTGACAATCGTAATCAAGACTTCTACCCAACCCCACCTGCGCTGAACCAAGTTCCAAAATCATCTTTGGATCCACAAGCTCAGTTACCACATAGCCAAGGTCAAGGCCAGGGCCAAGGTCAAGGCCAGGGCCAAGGTCAAGGTCAAGGTCATTTCCAAGGACGTTCCTTGCAACCATCCATGGTGCCTGGCAGCTTCATTCAAAATGACGCTCAACGTTCAAGACAAAGCAGTGATGGAATCTATTCATTTGAAACTGGCGATGATCAGAAACCTATAACGGCAGCTACAAATACTGGACGTAATGGAGTTCGAAACTCAATTACAGAAAAGAATTCCGAGCAGCTTCCTGAACCAGATCTCTTTTATAAACAAACAGAACAGGGTCTGGGAGGAGCGTCTAAAGATTCAGAGTCTACCCTCTTCACATCCAAGGCGCCAAGAATGGGTACAATGGCAGAATCTATTACAAGTGCAAATAGCTCAACAGCAGCTCCACGTCCACCACCTTCTAGAAAAGTTCATCATACCGATACGAACTCTTCAGTGAGAGATTCTTCAATCTTTCACAATTTACCCGCTGCATCCACAAGCACATCTACCCGCGATTCGTTTGCAGCTCCTGCTTCTGCTCCCGCttatcaacatcaacaacatcaacaacatcaacaaccaCCGCCACCAATTGCACACAGATTCTCAAGTTTGGGCGAGACTCAATTCAAACACTTGTCTACTCAAGATACTGGTTCTTTATTAAAGAACGATTTCAAACATTTCAATCTTTCCGAAGCAACAAGCGGGTTAAATGCATCGGTGGCCGAGATTATAAATGCAAATATCAAAGATGGCCAAGTAATTGCTGGCCAAGTTGTTGGTGAAGTTGCATTCAATTACAATGGTCCGCTTGTGCAAGACACATTTATCAATGTTAATATTCCATACAAATACGATAAGCTCATTGTCAACAAAAACTTTATTCAGGAGCTTGGTGAAGGAAATTACACAATCGATCCATCAACCATTATTTCCAAGACATCTGGTGGTTTGAAATATTTGTACAAGACCCTGCAAGTGCCATTGTCCATACACCAAGTTTGGAAGCATGAACCTCACCAATCGAGTTTGCTTATTAGCATCAAGTCTACCGTTAGTGAAAAATTGGTGTTGAACAATTTTGTGGTCTCAGCTGCGTTGAATCAAGATGTACAAGCAACTTCGGCTTCGTCAAAGCCTCAAGGTGCATttaataaagagaaaaatagaataacATGTAGGTATCATGAACCTGTTGTTTTGCAATCACACGGCGAGGAAAAACTCATTGCAAGATTCAAGACAAATGGTCAAGGAACAGAGCACGAGCTGGGTATACAGGTCAAATTTGCTATTGAAGACTCGGCCAAATCAATTAGATATTGTACAATTTATGACGCAGCAAGTGGGCAAGAAGTACCAACTTACCGTAACTTGATCAGTGGTCATTACAGCAGTCACTCATAG
- the YET1 gene encoding ER 25 kDa transmembrane protein: MSLQMSLVFSTMVAQSHSQHFKVVLIFSLVLMSLQFWDCLARLQKYQKIQEQINGNPQYGGGFINYDKLASKFYSERNLYLSGAILYLQLCIGTVVTIVKKLVLKQKILRDHSVELKKKGLAGRDAERKKTDEEITEIVRLKQLIEVKSRDVKVLKKQIKGMQATYDGMNATGIRNKDD, translated from the exons ATGTCGTTGCAAATGTCGCTCGTGTTTAGCACGATGGTTGCCCAACTG CACTCCCAACACTTTAAAGTAGTGCTCATATTCAGTCTCGTGCTTATGTCATTGCAATTCTGGGATTGTCTTGCAAGATTGCAAAAGTACCAAAAAATACAAGAGCAGATCAATGGCAATCCCCAGTATGGTGGCGGTTTTATCAACTATGATAAGTTGGCAAGCAAATTCTACTCAGAAAGGAATTTATATTTGAGCGGTGCTATTTTGTACTTGCAGTTGTGTATTGGAACCGTGGTGACTATAGTTAAGAAATTAGtgttgaaacaaaagattttgaGGGATCATTCAGTTGagttaaagaagaaaggttTAGCTGGTAGAGATGccgagagaaagaagacaGATGAAGAGATTACAGAGATAGTAAGGTTGAAACAGTTGATTGAAGTGAAACTGAGAGATGTTAAAGTATtgaaaaagcaaataaaGGGAATGCAAGCTACGTATGATGGAATGAATGCAACTGGAATAAGAAATAAGGATGATTAg
- the MNR2 gene encoding CorA metal ion transporter, producing MESTDQLGNADDPVFRSSSTLNNHLRDKRQNKRSKDHHGIDHSNNQSTSSLEKLINSGSYIDHRNQSDLAHLHSSPARSRRRNNGSVFKRSNLGNSDNTNNHNNHNNNNNDNNNNNNNNNSNSNNAGSPNSGDGNIPPRRPSNLPLTNRNLQHLLRSSVSAPGAAESTTPDAVALDMDQFAREQSRLARSHSWTDPFGDGQGQGQNQSSSYGNGNGNGNGKEYGRNDSYTGNGDFDNYSVNSLEFGESNPSSDHSSDSTSLDDVWHFDREEIKRDEWPNLDILEEFVKEEYEIAERENGQGINTEQSVNFGAHHRIHDEGVGTRTGARAATEGGAAAVVGTGSYSPRSHNDRKQQQQQQPSSSSSSPPQQPSSSSSSPPQQQQQQQQQNKDVGVDEDDADENTPLIENFQSNDLESLNSLSESFRVRPTPTQPWEKSKDQIPTILNRKSTSPNQKNRNQKDGEVCRYTYFREDLPKTIYSPTIGGLLSDDPKLSIHDRLVELFRPGTRSFGDNSTISHKQQDSLSSTNLQSQQQIQTQTQTQPQTQPQLQSQTPTSTHALSQAQAQSLKPGRIGNETPLPLSINGEIVNDPFWLDVLDPTEEEMKVISRTFGIHPLTTEDIFLGEAREKVELFRSYYFICFTSFDVVYERRKQKAKEQEKKYNKLQEMYENASDHDSLYGQYNGNGNHGAVQRFLSKAFGGLFKGKKKPPSIYEKPQSSSMKSKGKRIREGELAPLNMYMIVFKNAVISFHFSPTPHPINVRRRARMLKDYLTVSSDWICYALIDDITDSFAPMIETIETEVNSIEDAILRMHSGENEDSDDSDDEEDDGASQSIHQHTKHPRHVHNHHSQHQNRNNERENVFVWRKRSKSMVEPNPQGFYRMANTKSKASSSSSSTSDTGSSHILGWKRKGDMLRRIGECRKRVMSVLRLLSSKADVIKGFSKRFNDVDTGNYQQSEIAMYLGDIQDHIVTMIQALNHYEKLLARFHSNYLAQINIDMTKVNNDTNDVLGKITILGTIVLPINVVTGLWGMNCIVPGQDYDGLLWFWCIVGAMALFSIFAYHYARRVTGL from the coding sequence ATGGAAAGTACAGATCAACTCGGTAATGCTGATGACCCAGTTTTCAGAAGCTCAAGCACTTTGAACAACCACCTTAGAGATAAGAGACAAAACAAGCGCAGCAAGGATCACCATGGAATTGATCACAGCAATAATCAGAGTACCTCATCATTAGAGAAACTTATAAACTCTGGTTCATATATAGATCATCGAAACCAAAGTGATTTAGCACATCTTCATTCGTCTCCTGCCagatcaagaagaagaaataatgGGAGTGTATTCAAAAGGTCAAACTTGGGAAACAGTGACAACACTAAtaaccacaacaaccataacaacaataataacgacaacaacaacaacaacaacaacaataacagcaACAGTAACAATGCTGGGTCTCCAAATAGTGGAGATGGAAATATACCGCCACGAAGACCATCTAATCTCCCGTTGACTAATCGCAATTTACAGCATTTGCTTCGAAGCTCTGTTTCCGCACCAGGTGCTGCAGAGAGCACTACACCCGATGCAGTTGCATTGGATATGGATCAATTTGCAAGAGAACAAAGTCGACTTGCAAGATCACACTCATGGACTGATCCATTTGGCGATGGCCAGGGTCAAGGACAAAACCAGAGCCTGAGCTacggaaatggaaatggaaatggaaatggaaaagaatatGGAAGGAATGACTCCTATACTGGAAATGGTGATTTTGATAATTACTCGGTCAACTCGCTTGAATTTGGAGAGTCAAATCCATCGTCTGATCATTCTAGTGACTCGACATCGCTCGATGATGTTTGGCATTTTGATAGAGAAGAGATTAAGCGTGACGAATGGCCAAACTTGGATATTCTTGAAGAATTTgttaaagaagaatatgAGATTGCCGAAAGAGAAAATGGTCAGGGCATTAATACAGAGCAATCAGTAAATTTTGGTGCACATCATCGTATACACGACGAAGGGGTTGGAACAAGAACCGGAGCTAGGGCTGCAACTGAAGGTGGGGCAGCAGCTGTCGTTGGTACTGGTTCATATAGTCCAAGACTGCACAATGATCGgaaacagcagcagcaacaacaaccatcatcatcatcatcatcaccaccacaacaaccatcatcatcatcatcatcaccaccacaacaacaacaacaacaacaacaacaaaacaaggaTGTGGGAGTTGACGAAGATGATGCCGATGAAAATACTCCTCTTATTGAAAACTTTCAATCAAACGACCTTGAGTCATTAAATTCTCTTTCAGAATCATTTAGGGTTCGACCCACGCCAACTCAGCCATGGGAGAAATCCAAAGACCAAATTCCTACCATATTGAACAGGAAGAGCACATCCCCAAATCAGAAAAACCGGAACCAAAAAGATGGCGAGGTTTGTCGTTATACTTATTTTCGAGAAGATTTACCAAAAACCATTTATTCGCCAACTATTGGTGGCTTGTTGAGTGATGACCCCAAATTGAGCATCCATGATAGGTTGGTGGAATTATTCAGACCCGGAACAAGATCCTTTGGCGATAACTCTACCATTAGCCATAAGCAGCAAGATTCTTTATCTTCAACTAATTTGcaatcacaacaacaaatacaaacacaaacacaaacacaaccaCAAACACAACCACAATTGCAATCACAAACTCCAACACTGACTCACGCTTTGTCTcaagcacaagcacaaTCACTCAAGCCAGGAAGAATTGGTAATGAAACCCCATTACCGCTTTCTATCAATGGAGAAATAGTTAATGATCCATTTTGGTTAGATGTGCTTGATCCAACAGAGGAGGAAATGAAGGTTATTTCACGAACATTTGGAATCCACCCATTGACAACAGAAGACATCTTTCTTGGTGAAGcaagagaaaaagttgaactATTTAGACtgtattattttatttgttttacttCTTTCGACGTGGTTTAcgagagaagaaaacagaaagcaaaagagcaggaaaaaaagtataataAATTGCAGGAAATGTATGAAAATGCTTCCGACCATGATAGCTTATACGGACAATATAATGGGAATGGTAATCATGGAGCTGTGCAAAGATTCTTATCAAAAGCTTTTGGAGGCTTATTCAAGggcaaaaagaaacctCCTTCAATATATGAGAAACCGCAATCTTCATCAATGAAGTCCaagggaaaaagaattagGGAAGGTGAGCTTGCACCTTTGAACATGTACATGATTGTGTTTAAGAATGCAGTAATCAGTTTCCATTTTTCTCCAACACCACATCCCATAAATGTCAgaagaagagcaagaaTGTTAAAAGACTACCTCACAGTGTCTTCAGATTGGATATGCTACGCCTTAATTGATGATATTACTGATTCGTTCGCACCAATGATTGAAACCATTGAGACAGAAGTGAACTCCATTGAGGATGCCATCTTGAGGATGCATTCGGGAGAAAATGAAGACTCTGATGATTCcgacgatgaagaagatgatgggGCAAGTCAAAGTATACATCAGCACACTAAGCATCCCCGCCATGTCCACAATCATCATTCTCAGCATCAAAATCGTAACAACGAACGCGAGAATGTTTTTGTGTGGCGTAAGAGATCCAAATCCATGGTGGAACCAAACCCACAAGGATTCTACCGAATGGCAAACACCAAGTCCAAGGCAAGTTCATCGAGCTCGTCAACGTCCGATACTGGATCATCACATATTTTGGGGTGGAAACGAAAGGGTGATATGTTACGAAGAATTGGAGAGTGCAGAAAACGTGTTATGTCAGTGCTTCGACTTCTCAGTTCCAAAGCAGATGTGATTAAAGGGTTCAGTAAACGTTTTAATGATGTAGATACTGGTAATTACCAACAGCTGGAGATTGCTATGTATTTAGGGGACATTCAAGATCACATAGTCACCATGATCCAAGCATTGAACCATTATGAGAAATTGTTGGCACGTTTCCACCTGAATTACTTGGCTCAGATAAATATCGATATGACAAAAGTTAATAATGATACTAACGACGTATTGGGTAAGATTACTATTTTGGGTACGATTGTCCTTCCAATCAATGTTGTGACTGGTCTTTGGGGTATGAACTGTATAGTACCAGGACAAGATTATGATGGATTACTATGGTTTTGGTGTATTGTTGGTGCCATGGCCTTGTTTAGTATATTTGCTTATCATTATGCTAGAAGGGTAACAGGTTTATAA